GAGAAGAGTTgagtaataaaaaatatttactaATTCTCGATGATCTGTGGAGTGAAAATACGGAAGACTGGGATACACTTCAAGATTTACTAAGTGTGGGTGCTCATGGGAGTAGAGTCTTAGTCACTACACGTAGTAAAAATGTTGCATCTGTTGTCGGAGGTGCTGTCTCACCATACATGTTAGAAAACTTACCTCATAGTGTTTGTTGGTCTATCATCAAGACCAGAGCATTTTCCCCAGGTGGAGCATCAGAGACTGAGAGCATGACATGTATAGGAGAGAAAATTGCAGAAAGATGTGGTGGTTCACCACTAGCTGCAAAAGTTCTCGGTAATGTTTTGCGTCTGCATCAAAGATTGATTGATTGGCAGTCAATCCTAGATCATGATAGTTTAGATGCGAAAAACAAAGGGATCATACCCATATTGAAACTAAGTTATGATAAATTACCATCACATTTGAAACTTTGTTTTTCCTATTGCTCTTTGTTCCCAAAAGATTGGGTCATTAATAGGAAAATTTTAGTTCGGTTGTGGATGGCAGAAGGGTTCCTTCGTCTATCTGATGGTGGAAATCATATGTCACTAGAAGATGTCGGTGATGATTATTTTCATAGTTTACTGGCCAATTCTTTCTTTCAAGATGTGACATTCGATCATTTAGGCGACGTCCAAACATTCAAGATGCATGATTTGGTGCATGATCTTGCCCAGAGTGTCAGCGGTGTTCATGATATCAAGATTATCAATTCGGGTGAAATGGATTCAATTTCTAAACATCGGCGCTTGTTGTTAAATTTAGAAGAGGAAACATCAGAAACATTTTCAAAAGTCTTGAAAAAGTCAAAACGTCGGAGGTCCATTTATTCCCTTAGAAAATGTGATTTAGGAGAACATTTACTTTATGGCAAGAATCTGCGGGTTGTTTCTTTGCTCAGAGATTTCTTTCTATATGGAGTTGTTGATCATTCCagagtagagctggcaaacgggcgggccgggctgGTTTGTTGCGGGTTACACATATGCGGATTAACACGGGCCAAAACTCGCGGCTCGATATTCTTCAGgatggtcatttcttcaacccgcgcccgtaacgggtaaagcttgcgggtttacAGGTTAACCCGGATTGTTTAATTAATGTTGAAATTAAAACTTAATTAAGTTAATTTGCGGTCTTATTTAAGCTTTGACCATCTTCAAATCTCTAATCAACACAAAAACCAAACAAAGATGCATTCAATTTCAACATAAAAATCAAAGACAGATCCATTCAACACAAATCAAAACCCATCTTTTTTGTTCAATTTCTGAaactccatcttcttcttggatGATTGAATCCCCACTTTTTAGCTGGTGTTGCTTTTGCTTGTGCTCCCCCCCTCGATTAGCGGGTAACAATCCACCATTACTCACCAACGACATTGTCATATGTTTTGGAAACTGAAATTGGGGTTTTGGTCTCTGCAATTGATTGAACAAGGAATCAGAGATGATAGAGAAAGAACTTTTTGTCCATCTTGCAAATGTACTGCAAGTCTGCAAACAAGAGATAAAAAAACAAGGCTAATGTAAATCTGCTTTTACAGTGACAAAGCATGGATTCAAAACAACTCTAGGTTAATTAAATCAAAGTGTACAACAAACGAGACAAATATGCTATGATAGTGGAGGAAGTATACACTTCTCAATTAGCAAATCCAACACAGTTAACTTGCGGAGACATTGTATACTACTAGTACATTCATATCCCCATTCAACAACATCAATTTTATGTAaccaaaccaaacaactaaaatgaaaatcaaattatACACAACCTAAAGTTTCTCAGCATTACAAAATCTTACCTAAAGCTTGCTTCCTCAACCTTACTATCCATTAATCCTTGAGCATTACCACTAGGTTTCCTCAATCCAGAACCACTAAATACTACTTGTTTTTGTAATTGGTCCATCCAGTaaccaaaaaatacaaaaaatataaattgggTATGGGTCTCTTTGAAAATCAATTATAATGATAGAAATCCAATCTTTCCTGAATTTACTTACCCCTTGATACACCCTGAGAAGCCATGCATAAGCTTAGACCCATTTGTGATTTCAATTTCATGGTGTCCTCCAAAACTTTCCCTGTTCAAAACCCATGAACGAATTTATTATTAGATAAAGTTATTTAAACTTGCAGAGGAAAACAGAGAGGAAAGAAGGTGATACCTTTGAAGATGAGTTTTTGAACTCCAGGGAGAACATTAGTGAGAGGTTGAAGAAGAGATTCAAGATATTTAAtggttgattctatagaaagtgatTATGCAGGCTGTAACAACAACAAACCCTAACTCCTTCATTTCCCTTCTCTGCCGATTCAACATAAATCCAATTAGTAATCAAAACCCTGTAATCCCATAATTCAAACCCCTAATAGTGAACCTTACtttcttctcagattcacttTATTACCATCTGATTCCATCTCTATCTCACAGATCCACCTTCAACTGATTTCAAAATCAAATTTAAATAACTCTCAACTTCAAAAACTCGATCTAATTATCTTCAACCTTTAGGGATCACTAGCAACACCCTGTGAAATAAAGATGGAGGTGGTGAGGAGGCGCAATGAAAAGGAAGAGACAgtggagaagaaaaaaataggaagaagaaatgaaacattttctagggtttttggatTTTATATCCTAAACGAACGAATCTGATTAATTCTAGATAATCTGACGGTGGAATTTAAGCATAACTTATTATTGTAGACGGgttacgggttgtacccgcggttTTACGGGCCGGGTTAGCCCGTTTTCCCACAAGCCAGCATTTCTACGACCCTAACCTGGCTTGTTTAGCCACCAGCCGAGACGGGTGCGGGTTTTTTACGGTCCGGGCTGGGTAaatccgcgggttttggcttgtttgccagctctattccAGAGTAGTTCATTCTTCGATAGTTGAGCATAAGCATTTGAGGTACCTTGACCTGTCTTATTGTAGTTTTGATGAAGGACCATATGTGTCCATGAATCAACTTTACAATTTGCAGACATTAATACTACAAGGATGGAAAAATAATGTTGAAATGATTCTTCGAGGCATTGGATCTCTGAAGAATTTAAGGCACCTAGATCTCTCGGGTTCGGATGTTGAAGAGTTTGATGATTCTGTCGTTCATCTTACTAATTTGCAGACATTAGATCTAACTCGGTGCAGTGAATTAGTAGCCTTGCCTAAATATATCGGGGCTTTGAAATATCTAAGAGAGTTGAAATTGAGATACTGTGGAAATTTAAAATTTTTGCCTAGAGAAATCGGAAAATTGATACGATTAAGGTGGCTGGATTTGTCTCATACTGAGATTAAAGTATTACCTGACTCATGCATCAAAAACCTTTGCAATTTGGAGTTGCtccattttggagagaactgtgAGCTTcccaaagaaattaaaaaaattccaaaattgaGAATTTTGAAACATTGGAGAGAGAACAAAGATGAAATGCCCAGAGGTATAGAAACTCTAACCGGCCTTGAAGTGTTACATTCTTATGTGGTGAGGAAGATATTAACCACCTCTTGCAGTAGTGGTGGTAGTGGGATCGAAGAATTAGCCAACCTAAATTCTCTACATAAGTTAGAGATTCTCAATCTGGAATTTGTTAGAAGCGGTATTGATGCGGAGAGAGCAAAGTTAAAAGATAAGACAAACCTCCGTAAGTTGCGTCTAGAATGGGGGTCCGATGATCATGACTATGAAATGGCGTTTGATGAAGTGTTCGAAGGTCTCGAGCCGAACCTTAATTTAGAAGAGTTGACAGTATATAATTTTCTGGGTTTAAAGCTGCCTAAATGGATTGGTTCATCCAACTGCCTTCCGAATTTagtggaaataaatattttggaATGCAATAGATGTGAGAAGCTACCAGCGCTGGGTATGCTCCCACGTCTTAGTATCTAACAATTGATAAAATGAATTCAGTGAAGTATTTGGGTGAAGAGTTTTTCTACCAGcagcaagaagaaaaagaagaaaaaataatcaTCGGCAGCTGCAATGGTAGTGGTAGTGTTGTAAATGCAGTATCATTATT
This genomic stretch from Papaver somniferum cultivar HN1 chromosome 5, ASM357369v1, whole genome shotgun sequence harbors:
- the LOC113280600 gene encoding putative disease resistance protein RGA4 — encoded protein: MADQALLVSGVTELLKHLTSVVSQQISEAWGAHNDLEKLKGTLEMIAAVTTDAEEQQEKSKLVKLWLDRLNDVVYDADDVLDEFSYEAMRRMELDASVKSSFDKRAWVCVSDGFNIQKIFKSIIESFTSRKCANFSNVEVLVDKVREELSNKKYLLILDDLWSENTEDWDTLQDLLSVGAHGSRVLVTTRSKNVASVVGGAVSPYMLENLPHSVCWSIIKTRAFSPGGASETESMTCIGEKIAERCGGSPLAAKVLGNVLRLHQRLIDWQSILDHDSLDAKNKGIIPILKLSYDKLPSHLKLCFSYCSLFPKDWVINRKILVRLWMAEGFLRLSDGGNHMSLEDVGDDYFHSLLANSFFQDVTFDHLGDVQTFKMHDLVHDLAQSVSGVHDIKIINSGEMDSISKHRRLLLNLEEETSETFSKVLKKSKRRRSIYSLRKCDLGEHLLYGKNLRVVSLLRDFFLYGVVDHSRVELANGRAGLRKTERKEGDTFEDEFLNSRENISERLKKRFKIFNG